One window from the genome of Lepisosteus oculatus isolate fLepOcu1 chromosome 25, fLepOcu1.hap2, whole genome shotgun sequence encodes:
- the sdhb gene encoding succinate dehydrogenase [ubiquinone] iron-sulfur subunit, mitochondrial, protein MSAVCFSLRSGSVLVPALKLARGAQTAAAPAQAAAARLKRFAIYRWDPDKPGDKPRMQTYEVDLNSCGPMVLDALIKIKNEQDPTLTFRRSCREGICGSCAMNINGGNTLACTNKIDANAARVTKIYPLPHMYVVKDLVPDLSNFYAQYKSIEPFLKKRDESQQGKAQYLQSVEDRQKLDGLYECILCACCSTSCPSYWWNGDKYLGPAVLMQAYRWMIDSRDDFTEERLSKLQDPFSLYRCHTIMNCTKTCPKGLNPGKAIAEIKKMMATYKEKKSAVA, encoded by the exons ATGTCGGCTGTGTGCTTCTCCTTGAGGAGCGGGTCGGTCCTGGTTCCGGCCCTGAAG CTCGCCCGCGGCGCCCAGACAGCCGCCGCCCCAGCGCAGGCCGCCGCAGCGCGCCTGAAGAGGTTCGCGATTTACCGCTGGGATCCCGACAAGCCCGGAGACAAGCCGCGCATGCAGACCTACGAGGTCGACCTCAACAG CTGTGGCCCCATGGTCCTGGACGCCCTGATCAAGATCAAGAATGAGCAGGACCCCACGCTGACCTTCCGGCGCTCCTGCAGAGAGG GTATCTGTGGCTCCTGTGCCATGAACATCAATGGTGGGAACACGCTGGCGTGCACCAACAAGATCGACGCCAACGCGGCGCGCGTCACCAAGATCTACCCCCTCCCACACATGTACGTCGTCAAGGACCTGGTCCCG GACCTCAGCAACTTCTACGCCCAGTACAAGTCCATCGAGCCCTTCCTGAAGAAGCGGGACGAGTCTCAGCAGGGCAAAGCTCAGTACCTGCAGTCAGTGGAGGACCGGCAGAAACTG GACGGGCTGTATGAGTGCATCCTGTGTGCATGCTGTAGCACCAGTTGCCCCAGTTACTGGTGGAACGGAGACAAGTATCTGGGGCCGGCAGTGCTCATGCAG GCGTACCGCTGGATGATCGACTCTCGGGACGACTTCACAGAGGAGCGCCTGTCCAAACTGCAGGACCCCTTCTCCCTGTACCGGTGCCACACCATCATGAACTGCACCAAGACCTGCCCCAAG GGCCTGAATCCTGGGAAGGCGATAgcagagataaaaaaaatgatggCGACCTACAAAGAGAAGAAGTCAGCTGTGGCCTGA